agatttttttttgaaaatttgaagCATCTCTGTCGGGATGCAAACGTACAGTATTGTAGAAATTTAATTCAGTACCATTATAGGAGAGCACCTGTGACGTATACGTTAATGGCATTGCACCTTTtggttttccttttatgGATGAATGCGAAGCCTGGGGATACATACAACTATATTGGGATGCCTCCCGGGTTCTACTACCCTAGTTCGGATATCTATTCCCCTCCAGGGGTTAATAATGCTTCTTCTCGTTATTCCTCTCCCTTTGGgctgttcaattttttaactcttGAATTTATGTATGACCACTTTTGCTGTGGATCTAAACAGCtgagggagaagaaactATACACACTTATAACCAACCTCATTAGCCACAACACTGTTCAGTCCCTTCTGCTGAATACCATTTCGTTGTTTTACATCGGGAGGTCTTTCGAGATGATTATTACAtcgaagaatttttttttaacatattttattagtGGGATCATATCATCATATGTACAGATTTGTTACCACAAGAGTGGACGTTCCTCTCCCTATGGCAACGTTTGTGTCTTGGGGGCCAGCGGCAGCATCAGCTCCATTCTCACGACGTACACGCTCATGTTCCCTAGCAGCAGCATTTATCTCTACGGGGTCCTGGCGCTTCCCCTGGTAAGCTTAGCGAAGCGGTGCCGCCGCGCCATATTTGATCCCGCTTCTCATTCGTTCATTGAGGCACTCCGTTCTTTCtgcccttcttttttccatccgTTCCTTCTTCCATCCCCCCTTGCCgctttcccccccgcaggccCTGTTCACCTCCCTCTACTGCGCAAACGAGGTCTACTGCGTGCTGACGGACAAGAAGGACAACACAGGTTCGGCCTCGCATCTGATACTCTTGCGCATTTTACACTGCATATATGTTCGTTCACCCTCACGTTCACCCTCACGCCccctcttctcccccccctctcgACAGGCCACGTGGCACACCTCACGGGGATGTTTCTGGGATTCCTCTACTACTACTTCTACGTCAAGGGGAGAGTGGTCATGTAGCGGTGCGGCGGTACGGCGGTATGGCGATGTGTCGATGTAGCGTGTAACGTTTAGCGCGTCGGGGAGAAGGACACACATAGGAGACAGCCGTTCGGTCTTCACGTTCACCTTCACCATCACCATCACCTTCGCCCTCGTCGATGCGCTGCCCCAAGTGTACATATAACAACTGACCTTTTTGCTGGCCTCGCCAGGCGCATACCCCCTCTACCAAAGCCACGTATGCCACTCACATGGGGAGTTTTCCCCCGTTTGATAGATCACTGCTGGTATCCCAAAACGGAGGAGAGACAAAGTATATGCCTTCGGAAGGGGAgctccccatttgggaattttttttctttttttttttcattcatagGGGGGGGTTTGTTCCCTTCCATGGATTTCCCCCTACTCCGTCTTATTAATATAACGTTATGTgggtccccattttttttctctctcttttttttccactttttttttcactttttttttccctttttttttcacacttttttttaatttattttttttttttgtatgaccCGCAATTTACACTTGACAAACGGAGCGTAGCCTCATCAACGCGGTCTTAAAAGATCCAACCCATCTGCAACAAAActgcgcaaaaaggggaggaggttTTACTTCGGAGAAGTAGCTCCGTTGGAAAGGTACCTCTTCTTTTATTGTattttgttgtattttttttgctattttttttgctattttattttatgtttccccttccttttgcataacgcgccaaaaaaaagaggttaaaaaaaaaatataaaataaaatagtgAAACTCGTACGGTTCCCACCAACAGAAGGTACCCCGTgacgatttattttttccttcctcctctcgCTTCCCAAGTTCTGCAATTTGCATACgagggagggaagaagaagaagaagaagaaaaagaagaaaaagaaaaagaggaaaaataaaaagaagaaaaagagtaGCTACTTTACTGCAGGCTTCCGTTAGAGGCAGTGGCCTACACGGTGGGGCACCTCTCGCTGCTCTCCTGCAGGGGGCGCCAACCAGTGAAGCGGCGAAGCGAAGCAGCGAAGTGAGGAAGCGAAGTGAGGAAGCGAAGTGAAGCAGCAAAGCGAAGCAGTGCCCCGGGGGCGTCCATTCAAAAGGGGATAAAATGACCACAAGGTGATCCCGCCGAAGCTTTAAGGGAACTTGGCAACGTCGATACACATTCCCCGTGGCTTCTCCTGTCGACATGCCATCATTCCATGTgtgtcttccccccccctcgaTGCCTCGACGTCTCGATGTACTCACCAGCTGAAGATGAGCGCGAAACggttttttaatataatccAAGCAGAGGACgatgatgggaaaaaaaaaaaaaaagttaacgcgagaaggggggaagaacaacatgggggggaggaacaacatgggggggaggaacaacatgggggggaggaacaaCATAACAacatgggggggaggaacaacgtgggggggaggaacaacgtgggggggaagtacctgcattgaaaaaaaatgaagaagccaCAGAAGTGGCCAGCCAAGGGGGAGAGTCACTGGGGGATGATGTTAAGACGACGGAGGAAGGATGCGACACGCATAGCGTCAAGGCCAACCAGAACGACATAAGCGAGCAATGTGCTGATGAGTTGGAGGAGAAAGGTGAAAGCAGCCCGGACAAAGGGATACAAAATGAGAACACgtggaaggggaaggaaaagaacaCCACTAAGGCTCCCTCTGCCCAGTTAAGCAATGCATTAAATGCTCATAGAGGAATCGGGGAGGAAGACAATGGTGATGAGAAGGCCATCGGATTAGCGGATAAAAACTCAGATGCGGCTGCGGCCCCGTTTGAGCCTCTGCAGGCAGAGGAAAGGGATAGCGGAGAAGTAAACGGGGTGGAAGGAGGGGATCACTGTAGCCGAGAAGTCAAATCCGGAGTGACCCCACGTGACGTCTTGCAAAATGGGAGTAGCAATCCTAGCAGGAATGTCGATAGCCGCACCGTGGAAAGGGACTCCCCGGATGAAGCGCCACAGGTaggagaagcaaagaagGGGAGAGAACAACAGATGAGAAGTAACTCAGGAGAGGCGACGAACAAAGCAGTCATGGGAGAAGCAGCCAAGGGAGACGCAGTCATGGGAGAAGCAGTCAAGGGAGAAGCAGCGAAGGGAGAAGCAGTCATGGGAGAAGCAGTCATGGGAGAAGCAGCCAAGGGGGACGCAGCCAAGGGAGACGCAGCCAAGGGAGACGCAACCAAGGGAGACGCATCCAAGGGAGACGCAGAGAAGAAGAGTGCACCGCATAGTGACCCCCGCCTGAGTGTAGGCGACGGTCAGCACCAGTACATTAACGGAccgcagaaggagaagagcGAGGGCGCGGGGAATAAATGCAACAACGCTCAAGGGACGTACAACAGTGTGAGTAGTGGGGGCGGCTTTCCGCCGAGCTGGATTAACTTGAATGGCTACTACGACATGTACGGCTGTGGCTACGCCGGTGGGGCGGGCATGCCCCCCGTGGGAAGCGTCCCCCCCGCCACGACAATCCCATCGACAATCCCACCGACAGTCCCACCGGCAACCCCCCAAGGAATGATCAACGTGGTGGACGCAGCAAACGAGGCGTACTCGAACCATGTAAACTACAACCACAACTACGACTGCAACTACAACCACAACTACGACTGCAACTACAACTACAACTACTACAACTGCAACCACAACGACCACTACTATTACTACCCCTATGGCATGTGCGAGGAGTACGGGCGTGGGATGGAAAACGACATGGGGAGGAAGTCCGATGGGTTCTGCTCCCTACTGGACAAAAGCATCCAGctaatgaagaaaaacgataAGGTAAAAGAAATCCTGAAGAGGCCAGCCAAATTGCAAGTAACCCAAGAGGAGCTAAACAAAGTGGAACACTCACAAGGGAATGACCAGTACAACACCTGGTTCGGAAGGTACGTGCTGGATAAGTTCGACAAAGGTAGCAGTGGTAGCAGTAGCAGTGGTGCACAACAACGCTTTGTGGCAAGGTTCAAATGTAAACCAGACACAGACTCAGGATACACAAAGGCAGATAAAAATTTGACAAGCAAACAACTTTTTTGCATCTACTTTGCAAGAGGTTGTTGTGCTTACGGACATAACTGCCTCTACAGACACCGAATTCCaaacgaaaatgatgagTTACAGTTTGAACAAACCATCGATATTTTTGGACGAGAAAAATTCAGCACCTTTAAGGAAGACATGAGTGGGGTGGGTAATTTTAACAGTGAGTGCAGAACTCTCTTTATTGGAGGTATTCACATTGATACCTTCGAGCAAGTTCACTTAATCGAACAGATTCTATATGATGAATTTAGCAACTTTGGACCCATTGACTATGTAAGGTATGtgccttttaaaaatattgcattCGTTCAATATTCCTACAGAGTGAATGCTGAGTTTGCCAAGGTAGCCATGTCTGACCAGCCCATTGAAAATCACTCCACTGCGCTGACCATTAAGTGGGCTTTCGAGCTGAAGAACCCCCCGCATCATTCCTTTCAACATTACACCAACCCGTATGTGTATAACCAGAGCCCCCTGGTCTCTTCCACGTGGCAACAGTACGTCTCGCAGCAGAGGGAGCGCGATCGCCAGCAGAGGGATCGGGATTGCCAGCAGTTCAGCTCGCCGCCCCAATTTGGCGTTCCTCCCCAATATGGTGTGCCTCCCCAATATGGTGTGCCTCCCCAATTTGGTGTCCCTCCCCAATATGGCGTGCCTCCCCAATTTGGTGTCCCTCCCCAATATGGCGTGCCTCCCCAATTTGGCGTTCCTCATCAGTTTGGTCCACCTCCATAGCTTTGTCCGCCGCACCCCCCAATTCCATATTCCAATCACAGAATAGACACCCTTGGGAGCGGCGATAACCGCGCCCTTTCCCAGCacagctaaaaaaaaaaaatcaagaaCAGGAGCAAAAGTTTTGCATGGCAGCCTGAACCAAATGGACCACATGTTTGACATGCAGCATTGGCGATTTGGATGAAATCAGGTGGGGAGGGGGCACTTCTTCCTCGTCTGGCCGGACACACTCTTGGGGGTGTACATACCTACCTACATTCATGCATTCGTGCGTGCAGTTAATTCGTTTATTTATGCCTTTAAGCATCActcgttcgtttgtttaACCATTTGTTGGTGCCCCAATTTGGGTGCCACAAACGGTCCCTCGCGTTCCGCCCCAAAGGCAAAAAGAAGTTGTTGCGATTtagctttcatttttgtgttgcccactgtgcatatttataaagtCATGCGTGAAAGTGTTACCCGTCTATCTTCACATGCACAGCGCGAGTACTGATGCAGTACCCTGGTGGCCACGTCTTACGACGCGCTTTCGTAACAGCCCTACTTCTCAGAAGCGACGCATCAGCTTTGCCATAAAATCGATGCACATTTTTCAAGCATCGAATGGCATAACTGTAATTGAGTCGAAGGACTgagcttttttaaattttgcctgaacagtcattttttttttttcatcgcgCTGTTCAGGCGATTAtcaacctttttttgcaatttcatCAGGCGGCGTAAAACGGAGTTCAATGCACACACGGGGCGGAATTAACCGCTGCTGTTTATGTGCTAACTGGGAGGTGTGAAATGCCCACACGGGGGGTGGTTACTCCCAAACGGCGAAAAGGCTAGTCAGCTAGCTATTTTAgacacattaaaaaaaaaaaaagaaacaaaagggcaaaagggcaaaacaacaaaggaacaagggaacaaaaaaaaggataccGCTGTAACGGGCTAGCGGCCGCCTCCCTCTGGGGCCTCAAAAATATTCATCGAATTAAACAAGCACTCTGCAGGGGCCTGGGGGTCCCCCCCGCGGCGCGCGCGCTCTGCGTTCTGCATGTATATGTCCCTCAACTTGGGCAGGAGGCTTAAGACCTGCATTTTCTCCTGCCCCATGTCTTCCTTTGTGTGACTCTCAAGCTTTTTTCCCTCGTAGCCGTTTTGGTCCATGTGGTGGAAGAACTCCGAATCGTCACTGCAAGGATGAGACGATTCGGACGACGAAGAGAGTGACGACTTGGCGGAAGAGCTATAGGAAGAATATAACTCTTCGTAATAATCCGCTTTGTCATTGTAAagtcccgtttttttttctttccgaTTTAGGGACAGTGGAATAATGGGCATATGatcatgtacatattttttttttaatttcataatTTCTTTGTACTTTTCGATATcgatattttcatttaaaaataaaacatttacattttcattcGATAAAGAGTCATTCCCAATGTTGAGATAGTTCAAATTGGTTATGTTATGCAGACTGTCCAAAGGGTTGGTACCATCCAAGTTCTCCATGGAGTCATACTTTTCCCTCTGTTTCATACACAACTGTTTGTAGTATAAGTACGAGTTTTGCAAAAcgttaatataattatgatttttttttttaacagcatcatcatcatcatcctgTTCTTCAACCTCATATGGGAAGCTTTCAAAGAGGTCATTAAAATTGCTCAGCGTGTAAATTTCCTCGTATAAATTACTTAAGGCCAATTTGATGCAATGCTTTATGTCGATGTAATTCACAACAACACTTCCTCTCAGGGAAGAAAACCTTCTGCAATTCATCCCAATCgttttaaccatttttataaaaaattaaacaataaATCTAACACTACACAATCTaccctttttatatttttacacaacaGTATGGAACAAATTATTCTCAAAGTTTTTTCATTGTAGTAATCTTCTTTCGAGTTTGTGAATGGGTTTGCGTGATACTTTTCTATGTGCGTCTTTCCTGGGgggctttcccttttctgttcATCGCTATTGTCTTTCTTCATTCGGTTTGACTCAACAGGGGAAGGGTAATGATGATAATGTTCTTCCTTTCTCACCAcagggtgtgtgtgtgtgttgggggggggggggggggtaaNNNNNNNNNNGGGGGGGGGGTAAAGAACTCCTTCGGTTCAGCTCTCTTCCACTCCGACTCACGGAGCGAAACAACTGTTAAACTACTGCTCAGCTACAGCGCAGTGTACAGATTACCCACTTGTGTGCTAACGGAgagcttcccccatttgacaATAAATGAGCGGACAAGTGGTGAACCCCCTTCGGCTAAGCTAACACCATTGCCACTGCCTCAGGGGGGGGTGGCGACAGAGTGGGGAAAACTACGAAACAGGCAAGCAAAACGGATGCGCTGAGAAAGGAACATCACTTAAAAACGCACAGTGAGCTTCATTCATTGGGGTAGTACAAACGTGGTGCTAAATTGCCCTGCTCTGTTTCGCTCAATTGGGGCTCCTTCCAAGGGTTCCTCCGTACTGTAAAGTGCTACACTATGATGTaacggtttttttttttttccctttcgccTTCTGCGAGACGGCATGCGAAAGTACTTGGCTGTGTCCCCTTCCCTGGAAAGGGCATATCCCCATTGGGGGAAAATGTTGAGGCAAATGCGTGGGGacctctcctcctcccttgTTATGGACCAGCTTGCGCGCAGTCGCGGTGGCTAAGTTCGACTCGCGCTTCGCCGTTGCGTCACTTGgttattttgcttcttaaTTTTGAtgcttgtttgtttttttatttttatatttttttcccccctcggGCGGTTTTCCATtaaccccattttgttactcCAGCTGGGGGGGAGCGCACCGCGTGTTCATATCCCCAGGGGAAAAAGTGAGCGACCGACTTTTGCGGGCATTATAAAGGAGGTGCCGTTCCCGAAGGGCATACTGCCCTCGCGCTTTTGCGTCTGCGCGgtggcctcccccccccggcATATGTAGAACGCAGCAGAAGCGTTATTTTGCTTAGCTTCACCTTGCTTCATGttgcttcgttttgctttacttcattttgcttcatgttgcttcgttttgttttactttatttttcccatccCACAAATGAGTTTACGACCCTCCGCGAAGTTTTAACCGAGATGATCGATCATCCTTCCCGCAGTGCGCGTCGAGACTTCTTCCCCAATTACGCTTTTATCGAAATGTttgcgtttttattttaaggcAGTTATCAGTTGGGCGGCAGCCGTTCCTCCCTCTCCTTCTCCAGCTGCTCCTCTCCTGACGCCTTTTTTATGAGTGCACTTATTTTGCCCACTGTGTGTTCCCTTTCCGCAGTTAGCATTTGGCAAGTGGCTAAAAGGGACAAACCATCTGCCTGAACGTTTGGCACCACGgcgaaaaggaaggagaaggagaaggaggagaagaaggagaagaagtgaaTGGATCTCCCTTCTTGATCCGTACGCGTTGGGCCAACCGAATTGCCAATCGGTCAGAGCCCCTGCTTACGTGGGGACGTACACATGGGGACATACATGTGAACGGACACTCGGCTGGAAGCGCGTTGGGCATACGGAGATGCATCCCTTTTAAGTACCCATGTGATACTCTCCCCGTccaccacttttttttttatgtgagcATTTGCGTAAGACGACACAGAAAACTGCCTTGCACTGTGAAGACCATCCCCTCCTCCCTCCGTGtgtgaaatttatttgcttaGGTCCGAGGTGTCACCTCAGGATGACTTGCAAGAAAAATTCTGGAGCATAGGTCACATCGTTGTAGATAAAAGGAGGAACGCTGTAGAgttttctttcctccttccttccttccttccttttttttttttgtacccaTTTGAACCGCTCGAGAGGGGAGGGCTGGACAACCCGCAGGCCAAAGTGCACCCACCGATGTGTATGTCCCCCATCGAGTGGATAGTTAATCCAAATGGAAAGGGAAACCCGGGAGATATCGCTGGACGGAGACGTCCATTTGGGGTGCCCCCCCAAGAGTAGCTTCAAAGAAGATAAAAGTTGTGACATCGGAGAAGGAGGATGCATTATGAGAAAGGAAATTAACGCAACTTATTTTGGTCATcacgaggaagaagaaattggaGAGTATTCCCCTCGTGAAGGGTGTCACATGGAGGGAGGTACATTCAGTTGCAGTCTCTCGAATGGAGAGTATAATCTCATGAGTGGAAATATGAGTAGACATCGAAATGGGCAAATGGTCGTTGCCAACTTGGAAGGGGGCAACTGCCCAGGATGTGCAAACCTTTGCAGTGGATACAATCAAGGAGAGTTAGCAGAGTGCTGTGAGGAGGAAGTAGAtggggaggaaaataaaaacaggaGTAACTACACATGTGAGCATCCCCAAAGGAATGGCACCAATTGGAAGAGAGAGACACAACAACAACGTAGTCGGAACGGTCTACTTGGTCATGAGGAGAATTGCCCCCATTTTAAAAGCTTGGGTATTTTCCATCACCTAGGGGAAGAGGGAGCTAACCAAGGAGATGATCACAGTAGTACCAGTTGGTATGGCACAGATTACACCAACGTTGAAGACTCGGATGCAGGGGTTGACTGCTGTGGGGATGgtgaggagggggaggacgTTGCCCAAGGGGTGAACTTGGGAACCAcgttggaaaatatttcgcCCGGCAACAACCAAGTCGTTCGTACGATCGAGGCTAGTTTGGAACGTTAtggatggagaaaaaaaaaaaaaaaaaaaaacagcgacAGCAATAGAAGCAGCAATAGAGGCAGCAATAGAGGCAGCAATAGAAACAGCAATAGCAACAGCAACAGAAACAGCAACAGaaacagaaacagaaaaaactgCAGGCATGAACAGACCAGTGGCAGGGAGTCGGAGCAAGTGCTGCACAACATGGCCAACCAGAAGTTGACAGGAACTTCTGTCATGTTGACAGGGGAGAAGTCCAAATACATTTATAAGTTAGTtccgttttttaaaaacgggGAGGCGAAGTTCTACATGAATGCCTTTGCGGCGTATTACCAACTGCGTGGGCAGTTCAGGAGGGCCCCCCGGGGGATCGACAAACGTGGCGAGGGTGGCGAGGGTGGCGAGGGTGGCGAGGGTGGAGAACGTACCGAATGTGGAGATCATGCCGAATGTGGAGATCATGCCGAATGTGGAGAACGCGCCGAATGTGGCCGCCTCAGGGAGCTGCACACCAGCATGCGGAGCGCCATGGCCTACTTCTACCTCATGAACGAGAAGGCGATGAGTGCAACTCGGAAGAAGCCACTCCGAAGCAGCCCATGCAAGAAGGGCACTCCTCAAGGGGGTGAAGTGGACGATGTGATGGAACATCCCCCCAACTGCGCAGCGCCTAGCACAAGTACCCCCGCCACTAGTATCCCCCTCGAAAGTGCAAATACTTACGGGGCTCATTTTAGGAAAGACTGCGTAGAAGAAAGCCCCGAAGAGGAACGGCTCCCCTGTGATAATCCCCAACAGGACAAACCAAACTCAACGTTGAAGTCGCCACGTCGAGGGGAGGGATGCACTCCGGAAGGGGAGGACGACGAAGATGACTGCACAAATGGAGGATTACATAGTAGCCACTGCGCTGTGCACACCACGGAGGAAGAAACGTTAATGAATCTCCTGGGTGAGCATAAACATCCAGCAGAAgaaggacagaaaaaaatcccaCACAGTGCAGACTCTCCTGCATGCATAGGAATCGATATCATGTCTTATCACCGCCTGCAAAAGAGAAGCGACGATGATGTGGATTCCTTTTCGGGTTGCACCATGATGGAAAGCTCCAACCCG
The sequence above is drawn from the Plasmodium cynomolgi strain B DNA, chromosome 10, whole genome shotgun sequence genome and encodes:
- a CDS encoding hypothetical protein (putative), which codes for MGLMENRPRGEKNIKIKKQTSIKIKKQNNQSNRMKKDNSDEQKRESPPGKTHIEKYHANPFTNSKEDYYNEKTLRIICSILLCKNIKRVDCVVLDLLFNFL
- a CDS encoding hypothetical protein (putative), producing the protein MKKVEKHLALCGHWARGFSRYSDKQPFREKKKSQSILGTMQGIPLLRNMLPKWNGITMEHARKVEKKQLEKIIKKTFEELRMKYAEVRVKYQDTLLSTWREERTKIKKRVTPLFLKGMIMKNVAFDRQHVKTVLHRVSFGGRFFFENLKHLCRDANVQYCRNLIQYHYRRAPVTYTLMALHLLVFLLWMNAKPGDTYNYIGMPPGFYYPSSDIYSPPGVNNASSRYSSPFGLFNFLTLEFMYDHFCCGSKQLREKKLYTLITNLISHNTVQSLLLNTISLFYIGRSFEMIITSKNFFLTYFISGIISSYVQICYHKSGRSSPYGNVCVLGASGSISSILTTYTLMFPSSSIYLYGVLALPLALFTSLYCANEVYCVLTDKKDNTGHVAHLTGMFLGFLYYYFYVKGRVVMGGFVPFHGFPPTPSY
- a CDS encoding hypothetical protein (putative) → MKKNDKVKEILKRPAKLQVTQEELNKVEHSQGNDQYNTWFGRYVLDKFDKGSSGSSSSGAQQRFVARFKCKPDTDSGYTKADKNLTSKQLFCIYFARGCCAYGHNCLYRHRIPNENDELQFEQTIDIFGREKFSTFKEDMSGVGNFNSECRTLFIGGIHIDTFEQVHLIEQILYDEFSNFGPIDYVRYVPFKNIAFVQYSYRVNAEFAK
- a CDS encoding hypothetical protein (putative), which codes for MERETREISLDGDVHLGCPPKSSFKEDKSCDIGEGGCIMRKEINATYFGHHEEEEIGEYSPREGCHMEGGTFSCSLSNGEYNLMSGNMSRHRNGQMVVANLEGGNCPGCANLCSGYNQGELAECCEEEVDGEENKNRSNYTCEHPQRNGTNWKRETQQQRSRNGLLGHEENCPHFKSLGIFHHLGEEGANQGDDHSSTSWYGTDYTNVEDSDAGVDCCGDGEEGEDVAQGVNLGTTLENISPGNNQVVRTIEASLERYGWRKKKKKKNSDSNRSSNRGSNRGSNRNSNSNSNRNSNRNRNRKNCRHEQTSGRESEQVLHNMANQKLTGTSVMLTGEKSKYIYKLVPFFKNGEAKFYMNAFAAYYQLRGQFRRAPRGIDKRGEGGEGGEGGEGGERTECGDHAECGDHAECGERAECGRLRELHTSMRSAMAYFYLMNEKAMSATRKKPLRSSPCKKGTPQGGEVDDVMEHPPNCAAPSTSTPATSIPLESANTYGAHFRKDCVEESPEEERLPCDNPQQDKPNSTLKSPRRGEGCTPEGEDDEDDCTNGGLHSSHCAVHTTEEETLMNLLGIDIMSYHRLQKRSDDDVDSFSGCTMMESSNPNCSFSASNRFAQQGGVRRGLAEQSEGGKEVEVLEEIYKDDKSENQTRDQLYRGSKPTIWRSDHYRKNRNNSELGKHRVLAFLVRQKLIPKCYNIVPVYRCEGEEATSYLAETHKIKNGNQSAGSTAEHVPEIRRTKSHEEEKPFDGKRDDVAVRRDMPGKEVEKWRVGKLSDLVKAVEGTPCRDPSERTVHLALKLKKICHSIDPRNQNMLDLKLGYNTLKDNDTEFSERLKKESDSVEWSEKEKYVKKWSRMKKDIRSEHLNTSDEHIIDLSAKDMNLPPAFFNYDNHEIYCLLKSWKQEITARMTTQRRLGFRICALVCGMEQEDVLTDQGVRQFYADCVAKYGSLADGAAGCCGGEDYQHDQHHQHYQNSRLCHSLQHAHFPQNNHLQRDGARTPPSIDHCYDRAQKKLQISRDVGLHLREEHVVYALTYFFKSIISIVLPKLISLKLWLEEQHVYSFCSTSLLIIYDRRNPQTCDIKWIDFTYSFDNTVSPSRYEEMKHKKLNLDILFGVNNLIKLCRTVFFDSKVSPSPSCPSSSERKRSHPAIHDQPRVNP